A segment of the Amycolatopsis thermophila genome:
TTCCGCTCCGGCTGGCGCGGGCCGCTGACCGGGGACAGCCGCCCGCTCGGCCTCGACGACGTCGAGGAGATCCTCGCCCGCGGCGGGACCATCCTCGGCTCCTCGCGGACCAATCCCTACCAGGAGTCCGGCGGCGCGGACCGGATCAAGGCCGTGCTGGCCGAGCAGGGCGTCGACGCGCTCATCGCGATCGGCGGCGAGGACACCCTCGGCGTGGCGCGGAAGCTGACCGACGACGGCGTCGGCGTGGTCGGCGTGCCCAAGACCATCGACAACGACCTCGCCGCCACCGACTACACGTTCGGCTTCGACACCGCGGTGCACATCGCCACCGAGTCCATCGACCGGCTGCGCACCACGGCGGAGTCGCACTACCGCGCGATGGTCGTCGAGGTCATGGGCCGTCACGCCGGCTGGATCGCGCTGCACTCCGGCCTGGCCGGCGGCGCGAACGTGATCCTGGTGCCGGAGCGGCCGTTCTCCGTCGAGCAGGTCGTCGAGTGGGTCGAGCGCCGCTTCGAGCGGATGTACGCGCCGATCATCGTGGTCGCGGAGGGCGCGGTGCCGCAGGGCGGTGCGGAGGTCCTCAAGACCGGCCAGAAGGACGCGTTCGGGCACGTCCAGCTCGGTGGTGTGGGCACGTGGCTGGCCGACGAGATCGCCACGCGCACCGGCAAGGAGTCGCGCGCGGTCGTGCTGGGGCACACCCAGCGCGGCGGCACGCCGACGGCCTACGACCGGGTGCTCGCGACCCGCTTCGGCCTGCACGCCGTGGACGCCGTGGCCGACGGCGACTTCGGCACGATGGTCGCGCTGCGCGGCACCGACATCGTGCGCGTCAAGCTCGCCGAGGCCACGGCCGAGCTGAAGACCGTGCCGCCGGAGCGTTACGAAGAGGCCGAGGTCTTCTTCGGCTGAGGTCCGCGGGGGCGGGACGGGTTTCCCGTCGCGCCCCCTACTTTCGTCGGGTGAAATGGTCTGAACCATTGTCTGAGTGGTCCAGTCCTCTTACGGTGCTGGTGTCCCCTTCGGCTCCCAGGGAGGCATCATGCGCAGACCCGGTCTCGTTCTCGGCGGCCTGTTCGCCGCACTCGTCATGACCGTCACCTCCGCACCGCCCGCCGCGACGGCGGCGCCCGTGGGCAAACTCCTCGGCTACTTCGCCGAGTGGGGCGTCTACGACCGCGCGTACTACGTCAAGAACATCCAGACCAGCGGGTCGGCGGACAAGCTGACCCACATCAACTACTCCTTCGGCAACGTGACGAACGGCCAGTGCGCCGTGGGCGACAGCTACGCCGCCTACGACATGGCCTACTCGGCCGCCAACAGCGTCGACGGTGTCGCCGACACCTGGGACGCGGGCGCACTGCGCGGCAACATCGGGCAGCTCAAGCGGCTCAAGCAGATGCACCCCGGCCTGAAGGTGCTGTGGTCCTTCGGCGGCTGGAACTGGTCCGGCGGGTTCGGCCAGGCCGCGCAGAACCCGGCCGCCTTCGCCGAGTCCTGCTACAACCTGGTCAACGACCCGCGCTGGGCGGGCGTGTTCGACGGCATCGACATCGACTGGGAGTACCCCAACGCGTGCGGCGCCACGTGCGACACCAGCGGGGCGGGGGCGTTCACGAACCTGATGGCGGCGCTGCGGTCCCGGTTCGGCGGCAAGCTGGTGACCGCAGCGATCACCGGGGACGGCTCCGCGGGCGGCAAGATCGACGCGGCCGACTACGGCGGCGCGGCGAAGTACGTCGACTGGTACAACGTCATGACCTACGACTACTTCGGCGGTTTCAGCCCGGCCGGGCCGACGGCGCCGCATTCGCCGCTGACCTCCTACGACGGCATCCCGGCGGCGGGCTTCTACTCGGATGCGGCGATCCGGAAGCTCGAGGCGAAGGGTGTGCCGGCGAGCAAGTTGCTGCTGGGCATCG
Coding sequences within it:
- a CDS encoding 6-phosphofructokinase; protein product: MRVGVLTGGGDCPGLNAVIRAVVRKGIEVHGWEVVGFRSGWRGPLTGDSRPLGLDDVEEILARGGTILGSSRTNPYQESGGADRIKAVLAEQGVDALIAIGGEDTLGVARKLTDDGVGVVGVPKTIDNDLAATDYTFGFDTAVHIATESIDRLRTTAESHYRAMVVEVMGRHAGWIALHSGLAGGANVILVPERPFSVEQVVEWVERRFERMYAPIIVVAEGAVPQGGAEVLKTGQKDAFGHVQLGGVGTWLADEIATRTGKESRAVVLGHTQRGGTPTAYDRVLATRFGLHAVDAVADGDFGTMVALRGTDIVRVKLAEATAELKTVPPERYEEAEVFFG
- a CDS encoding glycoside hydrolase family 18 protein, which codes for MRRPGLVLGGLFAALVMTVTSAPPAATAAPVGKLLGYFAEWGVYDRAYYVKNIQTSGSADKLTHINYSFGNVTNGQCAVGDSYAAYDMAYSAANSVDGVADTWDAGALRGNIGQLKRLKQMHPGLKVLWSFGGWNWSGGFGQAAQNPAAFAESCYNLVNDPRWAGVFDGIDIDWEYPNACGATCDTSGAGAFTNLMAALRSRFGGKLVTAAITGDGSAGGKIDAADYGGAAKYVDWYNVMTYDYFGGFSPAGPTAPHSPLTSYDGIPAAGFYSDAAIRKLEAKGVPASKLLLGIGFYGRGWTGVTQAGPGGTATGPAPGKYEQGIEDYKILKTRCPATGTIAGTAYAHCGSEWWSYDTPATIAGKMSYAKGQGLGGAFFWELSGDTADGELISAMNS